A genomic window from Bacteroidia bacterium includes:
- a CDS encoding histidine kinase, with protein MKHLYSGNSRFIWHGLVWSIYLVPIANWLFNLLHWQAAALALAGHVLPIMLLIYFNLYQLLPKYLIHENRTTAYIVRIVPFLLLVSAFVTFWQIWSISNYTFSENSVAVLFIKWGKSLVALTVMVALTSGLKLGKQWWLQRKRLKNIELEKAKAEVKFLRAQLNPHFLFNTLNNLYALALQQSAKTPDMILKLAGLMEYIMYSSQQESVSLEKEISFLENYIALEKLRLPVDSKIRFNIQGKINGQGIAPLLFLPFVENGFKHGFTGNRAGNYLKIDIRVQAKNLEFSMENKLRTNLKNGSGIGLENSTNRLKLMYPEKHHLNINQEKETYRVELKLELR; from the coding sequence ATGAAACATTTATACTCCGGTAATTCACGATTTATTTGGCATGGCCTGGTGTGGAGCATTTATCTTGTGCCCATCGCAAACTGGCTGTTCAATCTGCTTCACTGGCAGGCGGCAGCCCTTGCCCTCGCGGGGCACGTCCTTCCTATAATGCTGCTGATTTACTTCAACCTTTATCAATTGCTTCCTAAATACCTGATTCATGAAAACCGGACAACTGCATATATCGTAAGGATTGTCCCTTTTCTCCTGCTTGTCTCGGCATTCGTCACTTTTTGGCAAATTTGGTCAATAAGCAATTATACATTTTCTGAAAATAGCGTTGCAGTTCTTTTTATTAAATGGGGCAAATCCTTGGTGGCTTTAACGGTTATGGTTGCTTTAACTTCAGGACTAAAGCTTGGGAAACAGTGGTGGCTTCAAAGAAAGCGGTTGAAGAATATAGAACTGGAAAAGGCCAAAGCCGAGGTAAAATTTCTGAGGGCACAGCTCAATCCTCATTTTCTTTTTAATACGCTAAATAATCTTTACGCCCTGGCGTTACAGCAGTCGGCCAAAACCCCGGACATGATCCTGAAGCTGGCCGGACTGATGGAATACATCATGTACAGCAGCCAACAAGAAAGTGTGTCACTTGAAAAAGAGATCAGTTTCCTTGAAAATTACATTGCACTGGAAAAGCTGAGATTGCCTGTTGATTCAAAAATCCGCTTCAACATTCAGGGAAAGATCAATGGGCAAGGCATTGCTCCGCTGTTATTTCTTCCTTTCGTGGAGAATGGCTTTAAGCACGGATTCACCGGCAACCGTGCAGGAAATTATTTGAAGATTGACATCCGGGTACAAGCAAAGAACCTGGAGTTCAGCATGGAAAACAAACTCCGCACTAACCTTAAAAATGGAAGTGGAATTGGTTTGGAGAATTCCACCAATCGTTTAAAGCTGATGTATCCGGAAAAGCATCATTTAAATATTAACCAGGAAAAAGAAACTTATAGGGTGGAGTTAAAACTAGAATTACGATGA
- a CDS encoding LytTR family DNA-binding domain-containing protein, producing MKCLIVDDEPLAREVVKSYIGKLPFLEFVAEFATATHAMVYLHRHEVDLIFLDIQMPDMSGLQFLNALQKRPKVIMTTAYREYALDGFNLGVVDYLLKPIPFERFAKAVERAVANTAVPAPVHEAPKVLMVQTGKKLVKLEQEAIIYIEGMKDYARLHLRDKRVITKQTLISFERELPIQFCRIHKSYIANLNLLEEMEGRQLKVAGINLPIGKSYQKALKEKIEGLMI from the coding sequence ATGAAATGCCTGATCGTGGATGATGAGCCATTGGCTCGTGAAGTGGTCAAATCTTATATCGGCAAACTGCCGTTCCTGGAGTTTGTGGCAGAGTTTGCAACTGCTACCCATGCTATGGTTTACCTGCACCGTCATGAAGTTGACCTGATTTTCCTGGACATCCAAATGCCCGACATGAGCGGACTACAATTCCTGAACGCACTGCAAAAAAGACCCAAAGTAATCATGACCACGGCTTACCGGGAGTATGCTTTGGATGGCTTTAATTTAGGTGTGGTAGATTACCTGCTGAAGCCTATTCCCTTTGAAAGGTTTGCCAAAGCCGTAGAGAGAGCCGTGGCAAATACTGCGGTACCTGCACCTGTGCATGAAGCACCCAAAGTGCTGATGGTGCAAACCGGTAAAAAACTGGTGAAGCTGGAGCAGGAAGCCATTATCTATATTGAAGGAATGAAGGATTATGCCCGCCTTCATTTGCGCGACAAGCGGGTGATCACCAAACAAACGTTGATCAGTTTTGAGAGGGAACTTCCCATCCAATTTTGCAGGATACATAAATCCTACATTGCTAATCTTAACTTACTGGAAGAGATGGAAGGACGCCAATTAAAAGTTGCTGGCATAAATCTGCCTATTGGTAAAAGCTACCAGAAAGCACTTAAGGAAAAGATTGAGGGGCTGATGATTTGA
- the kbl gene encoding glycine C-acetyltransferase, producing MADIRQRLQKELDEIKEAGLYKFERIITSAQGAEISLTGGNKVINFCANNYLGLSSHDETLNGAHKTLDTRGFGMSSVRFICGTQDIHKELEQKIAEFMGTEDSILYAAAFDANGGVFEPLFGEEDAIISDTLNHASIIDGVRLCKAARFRYKHNDMADLEEQLKQAANARHRIIVTDGVFSMDGTIAQLDKICDLANKYDSLVMIDECHASGFMGKTGRGTHEHRGVVGRIDIITGTLGKALGGASGGFTAASKEIVEMLRQKSRPYLFSNSLAPSIVGASIAVLDMLSKTTDLRDKLMESTTYFRKAMTDAGFDIKPGEHPIVPVMLYEAPLAQKMATRLLEEGIYVIGFFYPVVPKGQARIRVQLSAAHEQAHLDKAIKAFTKVGKELGVIK from the coding sequence ATGGCTGACATCAGGCAACGACTACAAAAGGAACTGGACGAGATAAAGGAAGCCGGACTATACAAATTCGAGCGCATCATCACTTCGGCACAAGGGGCGGAAATTTCGCTGACCGGTGGCAACAAGGTGATAAACTTCTGCGCCAACAACTACCTGGGCCTTAGCTCGCACGATGAAACACTGAATGGCGCGCACAAAACGCTGGATACCCGCGGGTTCGGCATGTCTTCCGTCCGGTTTATTTGTGGTACCCAGGACATACATAAAGAACTGGAGCAGAAGATTGCCGAATTTATGGGCACTGAGGATTCCATACTTTATGCTGCGGCTTTCGATGCAAATGGGGGCGTGTTCGAACCGCTTTTTGGAGAGGAGGACGCAATTATTTCGGACACGCTGAACCACGCCTCGATTATTGATGGCGTGCGGCTTTGCAAGGCTGCGCGTTTCCGCTACAAGCACAACGACATGGCCGACCTGGAAGAGCAGCTTAAGCAGGCTGCCAATGCCCGCCACCGCATTATCGTTACGGATGGCGTGTTCTCAATGGACGGCACCATTGCCCAGCTCGACAAGATTTGCGACCTGGCCAATAAATACGATTCGCTGGTGATGATTGACGAATGCCACGCCTCCGGCTTTATGGGAAAAACCGGTCGCGGCACGCACGAACACCGTGGGGTGGTTGGCCGCATTGACATTATTACCGGAACACTGGGCAAAGCACTTGGCGGTGCATCGGGCGGGTTTACCGCTGCCTCAAAGGAGATTGTGGAGATGCTGCGCCAGAAGTCGCGCCCATACCTCTTCAGCAACTCCCTAGCACCCTCCATCGTAGGCGCGTCCATTGCCGTGCTCGACATGCTGAGCAAAACCACTGACCTCCGCGACAAGCTCATGGAAAGCACCACCTACTTCCGCAAAGCAATGACCGATGCCGGTTTCGACATCAAGCCGGGCGAGCACCCCATCGTACCCGTCATGCTCTATGAGGCGCCCCTTGCACAAAAAATGGCCACCCGGCTACTGGAAGAAGGAATCTATGTCATCGGCTTCTTCTACCCCGTAGTGCCCAAAGGCCAGGCGCGCATCCGTGTACAACTTTCTGCCGCCCACGAGCAGGCACACCTGGACAAGGCGATCAAGGCTTTTACTAAGGTGGGGAAGGAGCTTGGGGTGATTAAGTAA
- a CDS encoding YncE family protein produces the protein MKTILNAMFLMCLMALTSCSDEMVLDNTAADPADKKTMKERVVVANRASGDISVIDATTNTVIGTYAMPDGGEPMYAVHIPQAKAVFVGDRANDRVVAFDEDDYSVKGTVDAGSGVFHMWASPNGSQLWVNNDIDNTTTIINPASMRVKGTTQTPADLVDLGGKPHDVFVDPDKKHAYVSVLGVNGSNDYIVKYNTNQYQEVDRVAVGKDPHLFADNVNNLLYVPCQGSNSIYVIDRSSMSVVQTLPFNGAHGIFMPGSGQYIYVGDIGASRIGTFETSSHTQVGTPANAPFPTAHNLTVNAAEDKLFVTHSGGMADQVTIWALNHTASFTTSVTVGTNPFGLVYYRYR, from the coding sequence ATGAAAACTATCTTAAACGCAATGTTTCTGATGTGCCTGATGGCGCTCACAAGCTGCTCAGATGAAATGGTGCTGGACAATACTGCTGCAGACCCGGCCGACAAGAAAACGATGAAAGAGCGCGTGGTTGTGGCCAACCGTGCTTCCGGTGATATTTCCGTGATTGATGCCACGACCAATACCGTGATTGGAACCTACGCCATGCCTGACGGTGGCGAACCCATGTATGCCGTGCACATTCCACAGGCAAAGGCCGTTTTTGTGGGCGACCGTGCAAACGATCGGGTCGTGGCTTTTGATGAGGACGATTATTCCGTGAAAGGCACTGTGGATGCCGGGAGTGGCGTCTTTCACATGTGGGCCTCGCCAAACGGCAGCCAACTTTGGGTGAACAACGATATCGACAACACCACTACGATCATCAATCCGGCCTCCATGCGTGTAAAAGGCACGACACAAACCCCGGCAGATTTGGTGGACTTGGGCGGAAAGCCGCATGATGTGTTTGTGGATCCCGATAAAAAGCACGCCTACGTGAGCGTATTGGGCGTGAACGGCAGCAATGATTACATTGTGAAGTACAACACCAACCAATACCAAGAGGTAGACCGTGTGGCCGTGGGCAAAGACCCGCACCTCTTTGCCGATAATGTGAACAACCTGCTCTATGTGCCCTGCCAGGGAAGCAACTCCATTTACGTAATTGACCGCAGCAGCATGAGCGTGGTGCAAACGCTGCCCTTCAATGGTGCCCATGGCATCTTCATGCCCGGCAGTGGCCAGTACATCTATGTTGGTGATATTGGGGCCAGCCGCATTGGGACGTTCGAAACCAGCAGCCATACCCAAGTGGGAACCCCGGCCAACGCGCCTTTCCCCACGGCACATAATCTCACCGTCAATGCTGCCGAAGACAAGCTGTTTGTTACCCACTCTGGCGGAATGGCTGACCAAGTAACCATCTGGGCGCTCAACCACACCGCATCCTTTACAACCAGTGTTACCGTGGGCACCAATCCTTTCGGGCTGGTCTACTACCGGTACAGATAA
- a CDS encoding bifunctional class I SAM-dependent methyltransferase/HIT family protein: MAKHFPHLTAKERTSPSWPTKHLFREKLLNGEILDFGSGYGADGKFLKSKGFNVQEYDNYYQPEIPKVKFDTIICHYVLNVVEPKEQSQILMQISELLKPTGRAYLTVRRDIRHEGIRIHKEHKKPTYQCLVKLPYKSILINDFCEIYEYRHFNQFQRNNECPFCAPEASRELITESATAYAILDKYPVSTGHALIIPKQHKPDYFQLSTHTHFACNLALNRTKQILQECFSPEGFNVGINIGETAGQTIPHAHIHLIPRYAGDVENPIGGVRNLFPGKGNYLKK, translated from the coding sequence ATGGCTAAGCATTTTCCACATCTCACGGCCAAAGAACGCACTTCTCCTTCCTGGCCTACCAAGCATCTGTTTCGGGAAAAATTGTTAAATGGGGAAATTCTTGATTTCGGTTCCGGCTATGGCGCTGATGGAAAATTTCTAAAAAGCAAAGGCTTTAATGTTCAGGAATATGACAATTATTATCAACCCGAAATACCCAAAGTTAAATTTGATACAATAATTTGTCATTATGTATTAAACGTTGTGGAACCGAAGGAACAATCCCAGATTCTGATGCAGATTTCGGAATTGCTGAAACCCACCGGAAGGGCATATTTAACCGTTAGGCGGGATATCAGACATGAAGGAATCAGGATTCACAAGGAGCATAAAAAGCCGACTTATCAATGCCTCGTAAAGCTTCCCTATAAAAGCATTCTAATTAATGATTTTTGTGAAATTTATGAATACAGGCATTTTAATCAATTTCAAAGAAATAATGAATGTCCATTTTGTGCCCCAGAGGCTTCACGGGAGCTGATAACGGAGTCAGCCACTGCTTATGCAATTCTTGATAAGTATCCTGTATCCACAGGTCATGCGCTTATTATTCCAAAGCAACACAAACCAGATTACTTTCAGCTTTCAACCCACACGCATTTTGCCTGTAATTTAGCTTTAAATAGAACGAAGCAAATTTTACAAGAATGTTTTTCGCCAGAGGGGTTTAATGTAGGAATAAATATTGGTGAAACTGCTGGACAAACGATTCCTCATGCGCATATTCATTTAATTCCCCGCTACGCAGGAGATGTGGAAAATCCTATAGGTGGAGTTAGAAATTTATTTCCTGGCAAGGGAAATTATTTGAAGAAATGA
- a CDS encoding HNH endonuclease: MDDLIKFETELFNLQRGDSHMAPHKPILVLAIFDLIYDGSITENKIPLNEALIQKFKEYYKRFRVRSNQGDIGKPFYHLSNEPFYYLKWIKNADAENVKRNTSIKNLNQHIEYAYLNDELFDLLKSEINLLYLKHRILQCYFEAESAQYFTPDDMSKQLIIDLEREVKYGVVNKNPRLVPIRNSMFRKEVLKLYNYACPVSGMALSIGNICLLEACHIFQFSKSEKDIVTNGIALAPNLHRAYDNHFITIENDYRVKVSPHIRENSSSVFNLQQFHNIKIKLPAAKEFWPEKQYLEMHQEKFHKING, translated from the coding sequence ATGGATGACCTGATAAAATTTGAAACCGAACTGTTCAATCTCCAAAGAGGAGATTCACACATGGCTCCCCATAAGCCAATCCTGGTCTTGGCTATTTTTGATCTCATCTATGACGGATCAATAACGGAAAATAAAATCCCCTTGAATGAAGCCCTCATTCAGAAATTCAAGGAATACTATAAGCGGTTTCGCGTCAGGAGCAACCAGGGCGATATTGGCAAACCCTTCTATCATCTGAGTAACGAACCTTTTTATTATCTGAAATGGATCAAAAATGCGGATGCAGAAAATGTTAAAAGAAATACGAGCATAAAGAATCTTAATCAGCATATTGAATATGCCTATTTAAACGATGAACTTTTTGATCTGCTTAAATCAGAAATTAATCTCTTATATCTGAAACACCGGATTTTGCAATGCTACTTCGAGGCGGAAAGTGCGCAATATTTTACTCCCGATGATATGTCCAAACAGCTTATCATTGATTTAGAAAGAGAAGTTAAATATGGCGTAGTAAACAAAAATCCCAGGCTGGTACCCATCCGCAATTCCATGTTTAGGAAAGAGGTGCTTAAGCTTTATAATTATGCCTGTCCGGTATCAGGCATGGCGCTATCCATCGGCAATATTTGCCTCCTTGAAGCCTGCCACATTTTTCAATTCAGTAAATCTGAGAAAGACATCGTTACGAACGGAATAGCGCTGGCACCCAATCTCCACCGTGCGTATGACAATCACTTCATCACTATTGAAAATGATTACAGAGTCAAAGTTTCGCCCCATATTAGGGAGAATTCATCCTCTGTATTTAACCTCCAACAATTCCATAATATTAAAATCAAACTACCAGCAGCAAAGGAGTTTTGGCCTGAAAAACAATATTTGGAAATGCATCAGGAGAAATTTCATAAAATAAATGGCTAA
- a CDS encoding trypsin-like peptidase domain-containing protein, translating to MKSLNLTLICVLSVIISGCASILNPKMQTVTVHTGHEETKVYVYDEMAATGDEVLIKLERNAAPKQLKFERDGYKPEYFVVHQNKKSPLYLLSVVPFGVLIYPMFYDIGRKAFNYDKLIAPTYTPVEIRKRQENEKYIYLSTTALNVPKEKFRIENVGYRQYIKNKSARSSDYGTEDISMENSIFSDMLNDILKSNGYVDTVESIYRGKNNTLYVNAEVTDITFRKIRTYTGSHYFNFFIVTEATTTWEVLDVYKQPQYKTAITTSSGEFSSNYGKKDNEFIVKSMEDAITASFFQLLQDAEVREILKVGDANIEMENISLKRPSTTQTLQDAMAATVTIVHDDGHGSGCVITSDGYVLTNYHVVAGHDKAKVVLNDGSEVDYELIRYNDQADLALIKIDKKFSRAFDLSNNSSYLIGNEIYAIGTPNSVELGQTLSKGIISGIRKKEGVEWIQTDASVNPGNSGGPLVTKDGRLIGVVNSKLVGFGIEGIAFSIPAKQVSEYLFLDFK from the coding sequence ATGAAGAGTTTAAACTTGACCCTTATTTGTGTTTTATCCGTAATAATTTCAGGCTGTGCTTCTATCCTGAATCCTAAGATGCAAACTGTAACGGTTCATACCGGTCATGAAGAGACCAAGGTTTATGTATATGATGAAATGGCAGCTACCGGTGATGAGGTTCTCATTAAGCTGGAGCGGAACGCAGCGCCCAAGCAGTTAAAATTTGAACGGGACGGCTACAAGCCTGAGTATTTTGTAGTTCATCAAAATAAGAAATCACCCTTGTATCTCCTGTCCGTAGTTCCTTTTGGGGTGCTTATATATCCCATGTTCTACGATATAGGTCGCAAAGCTTTTAACTATGATAAATTAATTGCTCCTACGTATACACCCGTAGAGATCAGGAAGAGACAGGAAAACGAAAAATATATTTACCTAAGTACCACTGCCTTAAATGTGCCGAAAGAAAAATTCAGAATTGAGAATGTTGGTTACCGTCAATACATCAAAAATAAATCTGCCAGATCAAGTGATTATGGTACCGAGGATATAAGCATGGAGAACTCCATTTTTTCTGATATGCTCAATGATATACTGAAGTCTAATGGATACGTGGATACTGTTGAAAGTATTTACAGGGGCAAAAACAATACATTGTATGTAAATGCAGAGGTCACCGACATTACCTTCAGAAAGATTCGGACTTACACCGGTTCCCACTATTTCAATTTCTTTATTGTTACAGAAGCCACGACAACCTGGGAGGTACTGGACGTATACAAGCAGCCTCAGTACAAGACCGCCATCACAACAAGCTCCGGGGAGTTCAGCAGCAACTATGGAAAAAAAGACAATGAATTTATTGTAAAATCAATGGAAGATGCTATTACAGCCTCATTTTTTCAATTGCTTCAGGACGCTGAAGTAAGGGAAATCCTAAAGGTTGGGGACGCCAATATAGAAATGGAAAATATTTCATTAAAGAGGCCTTCCACAACACAAACGCTTCAGGATGCTATGGCTGCAACGGTCACCATTGTTCATGATGATGGGCATGGTAGCGGCTGTGTGATAACTAGTGATGGTTATGTTTTGACAAACTATCACGTGGTTGCAGGCCATGATAAAGCTAAGGTTGTACTGAATGATGGCAGTGAAGTGGACTATGAGCTGATCCGTTATAATGACCAGGCAGATCTTGCTCTAATCAAAATCGACAAAAAGTTTTCCCGGGCTTTTGATCTTTCGAATAATAGCTCATATTTAATCGGTAACGAAATATACGCAATTGGCACCCCTAATTCTGTTGAGCTCGGTCAGACGCTGAGTAAGGGGATCATTTCCGGTATTCGTAAAAAGGAAGGAGTGGAATGGATTCAAACAGATGCCAGTGTGAATCCTGGAAACAGCGGTGGTCCCCTTGTAACAAAGGATGGAAGACTTATCGGAGTAGTGAATTCCAAGTTGGTGGGATTTGGAATAGAAGGAATAGCCTTTAGCATTCCGGCTAAACAGGTTTCTGAATACCTGTTCCTGGATTTTAAATAA
- a CDS encoding ATP-binding protein yields MIQYQAQYQSANLSDEEVINNFVVRTKEFQRVMEDIRSTTSGDSFQHYVFIGRRGSGKSTLLRRIQAEISTTPKFKQDYLVTNLSEEQAGIYKLYDFWDYVIRDLQAQGLEIETPSWLEYEDDMKAYTRVLYGEIQQCLDKVGKRLILLVDNIDRIFKTITAGKGGDTSLLREQLMNYNLVRIIGGSTVMSEDYWRHDMPFYQFFSIKRLEPLTIEEIKNLLNHWGQQKNLPDINAFVKKNPGKLQAIRMLTDGTPRTMLLFVEMLLNRPRQNGYDYMRKIIDHATPVYQERLLQLSQQQQKILLELSFFWEAAPIEKLIEVCKMPGKTVSAQLSQLVKSRIVEKVQTGSKNLLYRLEERFFNLWLLMTQGGPRQKREVKYLTEFVENWYDQDEIKHVYREFMNTLKTRTVKGDYAASMTKASIHNKQISLKEREELLARAQDLNLNADWLQELPASFLKILERCNALAVEGKWQEMENLLLSVEQDGTHKFTALGEAHMQQDKFEEAETMYLKAVKRKHPHSMYILANHYYSKNIKGDKAIKLISNAIRNLPESVLFDYKENLILLWQGSMEAFRKNHDLILTKLLDDNIRLLQDYTTELLVHNQYNLLKAHFEQGEFMVQLKDQISPVYYALLKLMGGNQPNLLKMPPEIAENVDDIVKYVKERQKVYYG; encoded by the coding sequence ATGATTCAGTATCAGGCGCAATACCAGTCGGCCAACCTCTCCGATGAGGAAGTGATCAACAACTTTGTAGTCAGAACCAAAGAATTCCAGCGGGTTATGGAGGACATCCGTTCCACCACCAGTGGCGACTCATTCCAGCATTATGTTTTTATCGGGCGAAGGGGAAGCGGAAAGTCCACCCTCTTAAGGAGGATACAGGCAGAAATCTCTACCACCCCCAAGTTTAAACAGGATTACCTCGTAACAAACCTCAGTGAAGAACAGGCTGGGATTTATAAGCTCTATGACTTTTGGGACTACGTAATCCGGGACTTGCAAGCGCAGGGGTTGGAAATTGAAACTCCTTCGTGGTTGGAATACGAAGATGACATGAAAGCGTACACGAGGGTGCTTTATGGTGAAATCCAGCAATGCCTCGATAAGGTAGGAAAACGCCTGATACTTTTAGTGGACAATATTGACCGCATTTTTAAAACGATTACAGCCGGAAAGGGCGGAGATACAAGCTTGCTTCGTGAACAATTGATGAATTATAATTTGGTCCGTATTATTGGCGGCAGTACTGTGATGTCAGAAGATTACTGGCGACATGATATGCCTTTCTACCAATTTTTCTCCATAAAGCGACTGGAGCCATTGACTATTGAGGAAATTAAAAACCTGCTGAACCATTGGGGTCAACAAAAAAACCTACCCGATATCAATGCCTTCGTGAAGAAAAACCCCGGAAAGTTACAGGCCATTCGCATGTTGACGGACGGGACACCCCGAACCATGCTCCTTTTTGTGGAGATGCTGCTGAACCGCCCCAGGCAAAATGGCTACGATTACATGCGGAAAATAATTGATCACGCCACGCCTGTTTATCAGGAACGGCTACTTCAACTCTCCCAACAACAGCAAAAAATCTTGCTGGAACTCTCCTTTTTCTGGGAAGCCGCGCCTATTGAAAAGCTGATTGAAGTATGCAAAATGCCCGGTAAAACCGTCTCGGCCCAACTCAGCCAGTTGGTAAAATCGCGGATAGTGGAAAAAGTGCAGACCGGATCCAAAAACCTACTCTATCGGTTGGAAGAAAGGTTCTTCAACCTGTGGCTGCTCATGACCCAGGGCGGGCCACGGCAGAAGCGGGAGGTGAAATATCTTACCGAATTCGTGGAAAATTGGTACGATCAGGATGAGATAAAGCATGTTTATCGGGAGTTCATGAACACGCTGAAAACAAGAACAGTGAAAGGGGATTACGCAGCAAGCATGACAAAGGCGTCAATCCATAACAAGCAAATTTCTTTAAAAGAGCGGGAAGAGCTTTTAGCGAGAGCACAGGATCTGAACCTGAATGCGGATTGGTTGCAGGAATTACCAGCGTCTTTTCTGAAAATTCTTGAACGATGCAATGCATTGGCAGTAGAAGGTAAATGGCAGGAAATGGAAAATCTACTGCTTTCCGTAGAGCAAGACGGAACCCATAAATTTACTGCTCTTGGGGAGGCTCACATGCAGCAAGACAAATTTGAGGAAGCGGAGACAATGTACCTTAAAGCAGTGAAACGAAAACACCCCCATTCCATGTACATCTTGGCTAACCACTACTATTCCAAGAATATTAAAGGAGACAAGGCAATAAAGCTCATTTCCAACGCGATTAGAAATCTTCCGGAAAGCGTCTTATTCGATTACAAAGAAAACCTCATCCTGCTTTGGCAAGGGAGCATGGAAGCGTTTCGGAAGAATCACGATCTAATCCTCACTAAATTATTGGATGACAACATTCGGCTCCTTCAAGATTATACCACCGAGCTATTGGTACACAACCAGTATAACCTTCTCAAAGCCCATTTTGAACAAGGTGAATTCATGGTTCAATTGAAGGATCAAATATCGCCAGTGTACTATGCGCTACTAAAACTGATGGGCGGCAACCAGCCCAACCTCCTGAAAATGCCCCCGGAAATTGCCGAGAACGTGGATGATATTGTTAAGTATGTGAAGGAAAGGCAGAAGGTGTATTACGGATAA
- a CDS encoding AAA-like domain-containing protein yields MSHNWKHPRTITGGTAEGGRYFPRKSIEEAIWREIDKGNHIRFNAPRRLGKTSVMKAIARHPQKGYRCIYQNISSDDKAQEFYGRLLHLLLKELSGMQAFKAKFTNWITEHGISEVGTTGLKISQKDGDNKQRFLALLPELKESEVKIVLLLDEFPDVIHGITQREGSEVARDVLQTLRSLTHNDDFKGHFTLVLAGSIGLDHIVKKVDRTVVINVYRKIDVTPLEGEEPNEFISFLLKGATLQMNQNTRDYLIKKLNRPLPYFIQLIIEQCNDMLHKEGRLNLEPSDIDKAWDYLLTQHEHFDDWDYRLRVFFDEDYSFYVEILSKCAHNGSLSIQEAYDIGLKHRKEISYKAKIDDVLINDGYLLQEGNSLKFISPLLQDWWKNRHPLINPKS; encoded by the coding sequence ATGTCGCACAACTGGAAGCACCCAAGAACCATCACAGGAGGTACAGCGGAAGGCGGTCGGTATTTCCCCCGAAAATCCATTGAAGAAGCTATTTGGCGGGAGATTGATAAAGGTAATCATATCCGTTTTAATGCGCCAAGGCGGTTAGGAAAAACCTCCGTAATGAAGGCGATTGCCCGACATCCGCAAAAGGGTTATCGGTGCATCTATCAAAACATAAGTTCGGATGATAAGGCCCAGGAATTCTATGGAAGGTTATTGCACCTTCTCCTTAAGGAACTTAGTGGGATGCAGGCTTTCAAAGCGAAGTTCACCAATTGGATTACCGAACATGGAATTTCCGAGGTTGGAACCACCGGTCTTAAAATTAGTCAGAAGGACGGTGACAATAAACAAAGGTTTTTAGCCCTTCTGCCAGAACTTAAAGAGAGTGAGGTGAAGATCGTACTGCTCCTGGATGAATTCCCGGATGTGATCCACGGCATAACACAAAGAGAAGGTTCCGAAGTGGCAAGGGATGTTCTTCAGACTTTGAGGAGCCTGACCCACAATGATGACTTCAAGGGTCATTTTACCTTGGTGCTGGCAGGATCCATCGGCCTCGACCATATCGTAAAGAAGGTGGATCGCACGGTGGTGATTAATGTGTACCGCAAAATTGATGTCACCCCGCTGGAAGGAGAGGAACCCAATGAGTTCATTTCTTTCTTGTTGAAAGGGGCTACTTTGCAAATGAACCAGAACACAAGGGATTACCTGATCAAAAAGCTGAACCGTCCGCTCCCATACTTTATTCAATTGATCATTGAGCAGTGCAACGATATGTTACACAAAGAAGGTCGCCTAAACCTGGAGCCCTCAGATATTGATAAAGCGTGGGACTATCTACTCACGCAACATGAGCATTTTGATGACTGGGACTACCGGCTACGGGTATTTTTTGATGAGGACTATTCTTTCTATGTAGAAATACTTTCTAAATGTGCCCACAATGGCTCCCTAAGCATTCAGGAGGCTTACGATATCGGCCTGAAACACAGAAAAGAAATTAGCTACAAAGCCAAAATTGACGATGTGCTCATTAACGATGGCTACCTGCTTCAGGAAGGCAATAGTCTAAAGTTTATTTCCCCGTTATTACAGGACTGGTGGAAAAACCGCCATCCGCTCATTAATCCTAAATCCTGA